The genomic stretch GATCCCCAGCGTGGCGACGCCGACGACGGCCATCACCAGGTCGAAGACGTTGCCCTCGCCCAGTGCGACGAGCCCGAGCTGGGCGACCAGCCCCACGCCGGCGGCGACCGCACCCATGATCGCCAGGACGCCGACGCCCGGGATCAGGATCGCCAGCGCCGCCAGGGCGATGCCGATGTAGGTGAAGATCTTGACGATCAGCTTGAGCAGCTTCGAGAAGAACGCCTTGATCTTGTCGCCGAGCGTGTCGTGCAGTCCGTCGTGCCACGATGCCCGGATCGTCGCGGCGGCCGCCTTGCCCGCGGCAGTGATGCCGTCGAGCGCCCGGTGCAGTCGGGCCTTCGCCGCGTCGGCGTCACCCTGGGCGGCGGACGACGCCCGGCCCTTGGCGCTGACGGCGTCCTGCTCCTCGGTCGTCATCGGCGGGGCGTCCTGCGCGCGGTCCTTCGACGGGTCGGGCATCGACGCGGCGCGGGTGCCGGCGGCGTCGGCCTCCTCGGCGTCCTGCAGAGCAGCGGCACTCTCGTCGAGGGCGTGCTGCAGTTCGGGCAGGTACGCCGTCAGGGCGTCGCGGATGGCGTCGTAGCGGCCGGACATCTTCGTCAGCGAGGCGGCGACCTCCTTGCTCTTCTTCCGCACGGCGTCGGCCGTCGCGCCCTTGAACTGCGCGTCGTCGCCGTCACCGATGCGCCGGAGCACGTCGGCTTCCGAGGTGATCTCCTCGGCGATGGTCTTGTAGTACGTGACCAGTTCCTGCACCACGGGGACGTCGGCCACGACCGGGTCGGACGACTGGTCGAGCAGGGCCCAGTTCCCACCGCGGGCCGGCATCAGGCACCACCGTCGGTCGGGTGGGACTCGGTGGTGAGCTTCTCGGAGAGGTCGTGCTCGAGGTCGGTGAAGTTCTCGGTCGCCTTCTGCATCTTCTCGTGCAGGTCCTTGACGGCGCCCTTCATCTTGTTGCGGTGGATCTTCCAGTCGCCGGAGAAGTCGTGCATCGCCTTCTGCACGTCGTGCTGGCCGTAGACGTCGCTGAGCGCCCGGTCGTCGGACTTCTGGTGCTCGAGTTCGTCGGAGATGTGCTGCAGCTTGGTGGCCGAGTCCTCGAGGACGGCCGAGGTGATGATGAGGTCTGCCATGGTGCTCCCGATCAGTCGTGCCGGAGGTGAACGGGTCGGGGCCCCACCGAACGGCGGGGCCCCGGTCCGGAAGCGGACTACTTGATCGCGTTCGCCAGCTCGGAGTCCGTCTGCTGCAGGGCCTCGGCGGCCTTGTTGAGGTACGTGGACATGCCCTCGAGACCCTCGATGGTCTTCGTGGCACCGTCGTTGAACTCCTGGTACGAGTTGCCGAACGCGACCGAGGACTGGTCGGTCACGTAGCCGCCGGAGATGAGCGAGTCCACGAGGGACTTCAGCTCACGGAGCTTCGAGGTGATGTCCTGCTCGCCGTTGACCAGACGGGTCGCGGCATCCTGCATCTCGCCGTAGGTGACGTTCAAGTTGGGCATTGCGTGCTCCTGTCAGTCGCATCGCACCCGGTGTCGCTCGGTCGGGTGCGCCCCCCGGATGAGGGACTGCCGAGAGGTTATTCCGGGTCGGTACGACCCGGCGGGGTACGTTTCCGCACCACCGTGCGATCGGCTGCTACACACCGATGTGCACATTCCAGCATGCCGGTCCGGCCGGCCTGGAGGATCGGGGGCGCGTGCGCGACGCCCGTCGCGCGGAATTGTCATGTCACCCGACAAACAATCTTCTCACCCTCGGCGTGTCGCCCCGGTACGAAAAGCGCGCGGGTCCTCCCAACGGAGGACCCGCGCCCGGCTCAGAACCCGTGCGTGAGGGTCTTCGCCGCCTCGTTGTACCCAGGGAGACGCTGCTGGTCGGTGCCGAAGCCGGTCGGCTTGAGGCCCTGGCCGTACACGATCGTGTTGCCCCAGCTCGCGATCACCCGGCCGCCGGAGGCCCACTTGTGCCAGGCCGGCGTCGTCGCGATCTCGACGCCGTACTTCGACCACATCTCCTTCTGCATGGCCGCCATCTCGTGGTGACGGTCGACGCTGAACAGCCGCTCGGCACGCCAGTCGCCGCGCTTGAACACGTCGGCGATCTTCACCTTGTCCTCGGCCCAGAGCGTCTTGTTCGGGTGCCACCAGTTCGGCTTCTCGCGGAACTTGCCGATGCTGGTCAGGCTCTTCGCGTTGCCCAGCGCCTTCTGGGTCTCCGCGATCTCCTTCTGCACCGCACGCAGCGACGCGAGCCGCTCGGGGAAGCCCTTCGCGCCGTACCGCGGGTTGAACGCCCGCTCGAGTGCCGCCGACCGGGCCGTGCCGAGCTTCTCGAGCGAGGCGGTCGCGTTCTTCTGGAAGCCCACCGAGCTCTTCGCGATGCCCGCGGTCTTCATCGTCGACACGGCCTTCGTCAGCGCACCACCGGCACCGACGAGCACGAGTCCGACGGCCGAGGTGATGACGTCCAGCCACGAGCCCTCACCCATGCCGGCCAGGGTGATGTTCGCCACCAGGACCACGGACGCTGCCACCGCCGCCATGAACGTGAACATGCCGACGCCCGGGATGAGGATCGCCA from Curtobacterium sp. MCLR17_032 encodes the following:
- a CDS encoding WXG100 family type VII secretion target — translated: MPNLNVTYGEMQDAATRLVNGEQDITSKLRELKSLVDSLISGGYVTDQSSVAFGNSYQEFNDGATKTIEGLEGMSTYLNKAAEALQQTDSELANAIK